DNA sequence from the Paenibacillus azoreducens genome:
TCATCCAGCGTAATGCTGTTTCCTTTACCGGATAGCTCAATTTTCCCGGCGGAAAGCTGGATATTGCCTGAGCTCATGACGATATCGGAGGCTGCGTTAATGCTCACATTTTTTCCGCTTACAATATCAATGCCGGTTTTATCGTTAATGACAATGGACATGCCATTGCCCGAGATGACGATTTGATCCGGGGCGAGCATGATTTCTTTGCCGTATTTGGTTCGAAGCGTCTTAATGGCAGGGTCCGCCATTCGGTCAGGCGCAGGGGCTGCTGCAGACAATGCCGATGAAGACTTTGAACCGGCAGGCGAAGCAGAAGCAGCCGCATGTCCGGAATGGGAAGCAGAAGCAGCGACCGTATGTCCAGAGGCGGAAGCAGAGGCAGTCGCATGTCTGGAAGTGGAAGAAGATTTCCCCTCGGAATGCTGCTGTTCTCTTTTAACCGAACTGATCGCGTATCCTTCTTCTTCCTTATAGCTTGGGAAATAGATACGAATGCTGTCCCCGATCTCAGGCATACAATACCAGCCCGTGTTATCCGCAGATGCATAAATGGTAGAGTAGGGAAACCAGTAATCCGTATTCGGATCTTGCTGCTCGTCCATATCGAGCCCAGCACGGACTTTGTCCCGATGCACGCTCAGTACCTTGCCATGAATGGAAGCGCCAATAATGGAGCGATTATAGTCTTTAATAGGACGCAGTCCGCTTCGTGGTGACAGCTTTGCAGTATGGGTTAGCACCCCGTCTTTCATCTCTGTTAGCACTTCAGCTACGATCAGCTTATGACCATGAAAGGTCACTTCATAGCCAGGCTCCAGCAGTTTCTCCGTCTCAACCTCATATTGAATAAAATCAGCATCGCGCACGCCGGGTATATGATTTTCTGAGGCGGTTTGATAATCCGCGACCCGTTTTTTGACCTTATAATTGGTGGATTGTATTTCCCCCTTGCTGAGTCCCATGGGCAGGCCAAAATAAAACTTCGGTACGCCATAACCCACGGCGGGAATGAGTGGAGAGTAAAAGTGGGAAGCCATGCGTTTCAGGAATTGCCAGTCGGTTTCATCGTATTGCATGACAAAGGTGCCGATAGGTTTCTTGTTGGAAACGACATCCATGGCTTCAGCTTTGGAGTAGCCTGATACAATTTTTTCGATCAGATCCGTATAGGTGAGCTTGGGGTTCTGGAAAGAGCGCTGATGCCGCTTAATATCTAACTCATAGGTATGAGATATGGCTTCAACGGTCAAGTAATGAACGCCGTGAACAACTTTCTCCTCCACATCCAAGGCAATGCCTCGAAAAAGGGGCTGTCGATTGCCATTTTGATCAGTGACAAAAGCTTTGACCTGGGTTTCTTCATCCGAAGCACGTACATACAACTCGCGCTTTTTGTCTGAGATGATGCCTGTACAGATCATTCGGGCATGATCATTGACTGTTTTTAAGATTTTAAATTCATGAAGGCGGACGAATTCATAAGGCATGATTTCGATATGACCATAAGTCACGAAGGTTTCCATAGGTACCTCCTTATGTAGTTGTTATAAGAAAAGCGGCATTTTGAAATTCCAAGACAGTTATTGTCTTTTGTGTATTTATCGGTTAAAAGATAGAGCTAGTTTACAGAATAGACCATTTTTTGGTGTATTTACTATGCTTATTTCTGGGGATGAGGCGTGCAGAAAGGTACTTAAAGACAAACCAGAGGATTGTTAAGAAATTATGGTCCATTGCAAACAGTTGAAAAAAGTAATATTCTTTACTTATTTATCTGGACTGATCGGTTCAGAAATGGTATATTTCTATTACGGGAGGTGTTACTCATCGCTAGGACAAAAGAGTTTAACGAGGATCAAGCGCTGCACCAAGCAATGCTGTTATTTTGGAAAAAGGGTTATGAGGCAACAAGCATTCCGGACTTGCTGCAAGTTATGGGCATTAGCCGATCCAGTCTTTACGACACTTTTTCCGACAAGCAAGCGTTGTACATTGCTGCACTGGAACACTACAGAAAGGTTAACTATGATAAACAGGTCATTCTTGAACGGGCATCAAACGTTAGAGAAGGAATTCGACAATTTTTTGAGCAACATATTGCTTCAGCGTACGATACCAGCCTGCCGGGTGGGT
Encoded proteins:
- a CDS encoding contractile injection system protein, VgrG/Pvc8 family — translated: METFVTYGHIEIMPYEFVRLHEFKILKTVNDHARMICTGIISDKKRELYVRASDEETQVKAFVTDQNGNRQPLFRGIALDVEEKVVHGVHYLTVEAISHTYELDIKRHQRSFQNPKLTYTDLIEKIVSGYSKAEAMDVVSNKKPIGTFVMQYDETDWQFLKRMASHFYSPLIPAVGYGVPKFYFGLPMGLSKGEIQSTNYKVKKRVADYQTASENHIPGVRDADFIQYEVETEKLLEPGYEVTFHGHKLIVAEVLTEMKDGVLTHTAKLSPRSGLRPIKDYNRSIIGASIHGKVLSVHRDKVRAGLDMDEQQDPNTDYWFPYSTIYASADNTGWYCMPEIGDSIRIYFPSYKEEEGYAISSVKREQQHSEGKSSSTSRHATASASASGHTVAASASHSGHAAASASPAGSKSSSALSAAAPAPDRMADPAIKTLRTKYGKEIMLAPDQIVISGNGMSIVINDKTGIDIVSGKNVSINAASDIVMSSGNIQLSAGKIELSGKGNSITLDDKTTFSGTEIKMN
- a CDS encoding TetR/AcrR family transcriptional regulator — encoded protein: MQTVEKSNILYLFIWTDRFRNGIFLLREVLLIARTKEFNEDQALHQAMLLFWKKGYEATSIPDLLQVMGISRSSLYDTFSDKQALYIAALEHYRKVNYDKQVILERASNVREGIRQFFEQHIASAYDTSLPGGCFVTNAATTLESPDEKINELIKTSFLNLEQAFCELLEKGQQSGEIDKNTDIQALSYLLLNLHQSINVMAKIGQDQQRAMNMINFVIAGM